In the genome of Fusobacterium necrogenes, one region contains:
- the prmA gene encoding 50S ribosomal protein L11 methyltransferase yields the protein MKVVEIKVIYESDDIERATKEISDIFYGFGVTGLKIEEPMKSKNPLDFYKNEKEFLMVDHAISAYFPLNPYAEKRKMAILSTFEEKFADRDDIIYTVDFYEYDEEDYQNSWKKYLFPEKVSEKFVVKPTWREYTPEADELIIELDPGRAFGTGSHPTTSLCLKLMEENISEGDSVIDVGAGSGILMIAADRLGASEIYGTDIDELAVESAKENLELNKISEEKAKVYKGDLISVVENKKFDVVVANILADVLLILLHDISKVVKPNGKIIFSGIIEDKCELLKREVESLGFTVEEIKADKEWRAILIKA from the coding sequence ATGAAAGTAGTAGAGATAAAAGTAATATATGAAAGTGATGATATAGAAAGAGCTACTAAAGAGATTTCAGATATATTTTATGGGTTTGGAGTAACTGGATTAAAGATAGAAGAACCAATGAAAAGTAAAAATCCGTTAGATTTTTATAAAAATGAGAAGGAATTTTTAATGGTAGATCATGCTATTTCTGCTTACTTTCCATTAAATCCTTATGCTGAAAAGAGAAAGATGGCAATACTATCTACTTTTGAAGAAAAATTTGCTGATAGAGATGATATAATCTATACAGTTGATTTTTATGAGTATGATGAAGAAGACTATCAAAATAGCTGGAAAAAATATTTATTCCCAGAAAAAGTAAGTGAAAAATTTGTAGTAAAACCTACTTGGAGAGAGTATACTCCAGAAGCTGATGAACTTATAATAGAATTAGATCCAGGAAGAGCTTTTGGTACAGGTTCACACCCTACTACTTCACTATGTTTAAAACTTATGGAAGAGAATATCTCTGAAGGAGATAGTGTAATAGATGTAGGAGCAGGTTCTGGAATACTTATGATTGCAGCTGATAGACTTGGAGCTAGTGAAATATATGGAACTGATATAGATGAATTAGCAGTTGAATCAGCTAAAGAAAATCTTGAATTAAATAAAATTAGTGAAGAGAAAGCTAAAGTTTATAAAGGAGATTTAATCTCTGTTGTTGAGAATAAGAAATTTGATGTAGTTGTGGCTAATATTCTAGCTGATGTACTACTTATACTTTTACATGATATTTCAAAGGTTGTAAAACCAAATGGAAAGATTATCTTCTCTGGAATTATTGAAGATAAATGTGAGTTATTAAAAAGAGAAGTAGAGAGTTTAGGATTTACAGTAGAAGAGATAAAAGCTGATAAAGAGTGGAGAGCTATACTTATAAAAGCATAA
- a CDS encoding TIGR00282 family metallophosphoesterase, whose amino-acid sequence MRILVVGDIVGSPGRETLKTFLEKKGKGYDFIIVNGENAAAGFGLTVKLADQLQEWGCDVITSGNHIWDKKELYEYLDRSDRVLRPANYPDENTPGKGYTIVKDRKGNKIGVLSIQGRVFMPPIDCPFKKAKEIIKEIRKETKFIIVDFHAEATSEKIAMGWHLDGYASVVFGTHTHIQTADERILPEGTGYITDVGMTGSENGVIGMKVQSVLPKFLNSLPQRFEIAEGNERLCGLDIELDEETGECKKIERISKTLMEISYL is encoded by the coding sequence ATGAGAATTTTAGTGGTAGGAGATATAGTTGGAAGCCCAGGAAGAGAGACTTTAAAAACTTTTTTAGAGAAAAAAGGAAAAGGTTATGACTTTATAATTGTAAATGGAGAAAATGCTGCTGCTGGATTTGGACTTACAGTAAAATTAGCTGATCAATTACAAGAGTGGGGTTGTGATGTAATAACTAGTGGAAATCATATTTGGGATAAAAAAGAGCTATATGAATACTTAGATAGAAGTGATAGAGTTTTAAGACCAGCTAACTATCCAGATGAAAATACACCAGGTAAAGGATATACGATAGTAAAAGATAGAAAGGGAAATAAAATAGGAGTGCTATCTATTCAAGGAAGGGTATTTATGCCACCTATTGATTGTCCTTTTAAAAAAGCTAAAGAGATAATAAAAGAGATTAGGAAAGAGACAAAATTTATAATAGTAGATTTTCATGCTGAAGCAACATCAGAAAAAATTGCTATGGGTTGGCATTTAGATGGTTATGCTTCTGTAGTATTTGGAACTCATACACATATACAGACAGCTGATGAGAGAATTTTACCAGAGGGAACAGGGTATATTACAGATGTTGGAATGACAGGTTCAGAAAATGGAGTAATAGGAATGAAAGTTCAATCTGTATTACCAAAATTTTTAAACTCTCTTCCTCAAAGATTTGAAATAGCAGAAGGAAATGAAAGACTTTGTGGATTGGATATAGAGCTAGATGAGGAAACTGGAGAGTGTAAAAAAATAGAGAGAATTAGTAAAACACTTATGGAGATCTCATATTTATAA
- a CDS encoding acyltransferase family protein, with product MYLNFLNYFRGFAIFLIVMGHSFYITNFFNLSNPIGNPFFRKLFFTMTTGGTSLFVFISGFLFHHIFYSRGFNFKKFMKNKFKNVFLPYLIIITPIIMIKFPETLTETSINISDIIRLILMYLSGALLDSTWYIPFAFLLFISSPLFIRYIEAKKGKILIIIIGLLIGMLIHRPAHNLHINVIQALLYFSPAYCLGIYISQNKEKLLPYLKKYNSFIFLLWIGMGIFQVHINKFMNMHKANMFVYNGIDLMGIQKIIVCLFFVGLFYKIQDKKYILIEKPLSLLANYSFPIFFIHNYSILITKYFLEKYNLTLNFSYLGLILFTTYICIVSMIFTKIIKLIFKKNSRMIIGG from the coding sequence ATGTACTTAAATTTTTTAAATTATTTTAGGGGATTTGCAATTTTTTTAATTGTTATGGGGCACTCCTTCTATATTACTAATTTTTTTAATCTTAGTAATCCCATAGGTAATCCATTTTTCAGAAAACTTTTTTTTACTATGACTACTGGAGGAACATCATTATTTGTCTTTATATCTGGATTTTTATTCCATCATATTTTTTATTCTAGAGGATTCAACTTTAAAAAATTTATGAAAAATAAATTTAAAAATGTTTTTCTCCCATACTTAATTATAATTACTCCTATTATAATGATTAAATTTCCTGAAACCCTTACAGAAACATCTATCAATATTTCTGATATCATCAGGCTAATACTTATGTACCTTTCTGGTGCTTTACTTGATTCTACTTGGTATATTCCATTTGCCTTTTTACTCTTTATATCTTCTCCACTTTTCATAAGATATATAGAAGCTAAAAAAGGAAAAATACTTATAATTATAATTGGATTATTAATAGGAATGTTAATACATAGACCTGCACATAATTTACATATCAATGTAATTCAAGCACTTCTTTATTTTTCTCCAGCTTATTGCCTTGGAATATATATATCACAAAATAAAGAAAAACTTTTACCTTATTTAAAAAAATATAATTCTTTTATATTTTTACTTTGGATAGGAATGGGAATTTTTCAAGTACATATAAATAAATTTATGAATATGCATAAAGCCAATATGTTTGTTTATAACGGAATTGACTTAATGGGAATACAAAAGATAATAGTTTGTCTATTCTTTGTAGGCTTATTTTACAAAATACAAGATAAAAAATATATTTTAATAGAAAAACCCCTATCTCTTTTAGCAAATTATAGTTTTCCCATATTCTTTATCCATAATTACTCTATACTAATTACAAAATATTTTTTAGAAAAATATAACTTAACATTAAATTTTAGCTATTTAGGACTAATATTATTTACCACATATATTTGTATAGTTTCTATGATTTTTACAAAAATAATAAAATTAATTTTTAAAAAAAATAGTAGAATGATAATAGGTGGATAG
- a CDS encoding two-partner secretion domain-containing protein, translating into MKDFKLSEKVLKRNLKGKKSITLALVVSFLITGGLGTTEEVILARDLRARNTVIPVQGNNAPTLGNSANGTDVVNIVNPDKNGISHNKFTDLSVGAGNGLIFNNSTEHGVSQIGGYVTKNPNLNSSATTILNEVSGNKVSNIDGTIEVFGKRADFILANENGINVNGATFINTNGVTLSTGKVLKDDSNINFDVQKGNVLLNGVGTSGDYFNVLARSIEIHNEISAIKEEKTPDITLIAGQNKIELKKGDFSNPIIKSSSDSKQDKYGIYATGLGAMYGRNIRLISTDQGLGVKHEGAIFSEGDIAIEANGNISVATLNAKKGVKLKGKDLETKGGIIKVAGKDQINSISAGNDITLELEGNGTIRSAVQSTGGNIVISAKGLTLQDKTSARLISKNSITLKLSEKLDVQGVLIPTVSGVDSNKLVIVSNSDGSLQVKDIESGKVYSSEEITWVSTGIIGKDVEIFTKELVNKGIISADGKLTITAESLLNEKNALLKGSDLELTANSSFVNKGEIRENKKELNEVVDPNGKLKIEVLKGKFENYGNISAKDITITAQELINALNGKVIASDGNIILTTTVGELVNNGEILATKDLKLISANNLTNTGKLGADSILIQAVQGKFLNAGHITAVKDLVINVKELLNAGSSEEIEKYLGALYQYSEEELTKVENSISELNKKIAAEKDPAQLAELKATLSGLEEVKNKLNNLKDILSKTGMLGVLSGDNVKITTKESFENKGVVTSQKDLTLETGSVINSGVLQAGDNLLIEALGKIVNTQRITAGKKIIISGDSFVSNGNEEKIKEYLELLQKLNSENLSAEELAELKAKIAAFSDLGVIEGETLAITTKTTLENNGIVITKGDVSLKSEDSIKNNGVMSVGKNLDVKGKSFSSKDLTIKENLSANISGDFNSHNLSVGSNVDVTSSKLENSGKLETGGGLNLTGNFSNKSGATASVGKSLNINGGVNNSGELLVGEILKVANGNTLNNGNINVNGDINIGGSSLTNAGKLIANGKIVTNVSEDISNSGDLSSTDKISLKSKNFSNSGEVVGNGVSITVDNSFSNTNSIQSNSELSISNLGNGITQSMKELKAKGNIDIEASSSDVSLAGKVQTENNLKVDSKSFTNTGELSAKNIDVKTGSLNNTGTLMTGESTRVSLDSSRQNLSSGFRSSFANSSANTVAGTMISNGDITLENVVGDINVKKFQTPGSITISTSGDIVNEGMIVGNKDVNLKATNVLNQEGTTIWAGQNLLIEALEKIYLKLNSLIMSKGDMSLKAKAIINDAGTISSGKDLSIKTDVLLNKSKVDIKYDVVGTENSKHTVRWDDTFNYHLDTTEVWVPVIENNSVVTDKATIEAAGNINITGDTGATTKVLNESGTIAAAKDITIKGDIQNNTSYKEVDVIELLKLIKVKLSWQTKLYLTNAHGNSGVSFEGSLYDALTQGYLGKGREAYYRALALNDNELLNKALSSVLGSDWKDKSKPISQDKWNLDANFKYYAANGNAQILAGGNFTHTDGSLVNNGGESGGNKSVNITIGENVVDGIEGNLGVNIANINDIKEVNGIKYPHDVELATGSITIDGVTITAETGNLAGTIAVSGTVNPIIFIDVPTGENGLFKPVVGDPQPGEPLFETNIEFIDPNNFYGSDYFFKQLGYDKNKTSSVLGDAYYDYLLIKDMIQKGLGYVKDINAQDIQALINNAAKVSTALGLQLGKALTQEQINSLEHDIVWYVEVEVNGQKVLAPQLYLSKNSRIDIAQNQGNGGTSTIKAGGDFISDNTSFSNTNGNIDVAGNVIIKSSGNITNNSSGGMSGGISADKNIAVDATGNINMIGGSLKGDNVIVSGNDVNIESTLGIDEKGNQIISDKAGIEANNGIQVDAKNNINIKGGSLTASGYEVRTNDTQEATTTQDVSQGNGNEVVENVEVVKDINYYKELFAKDSKDVIAGDAGSININAGGDVNIEDIYTVSSEYKHEYSDKGYSNESGSSALSNGTEVKGSNINISGKNVNIKGSDLSTNDVDEKIAEKSKSNTISISAEDNVTVEDSADVVHISSSGRTLDTVRGLLTSEYRSKDFNASLSHGSNINTNGDVYISAGHDATIKGSNINSNGSTNISAKHDVNIIDGRDEIKESTRKDVYQVFGGSSTKTSKEASLSKGSNITGDGDLNISAGNDIKVVGGKVEVKGEANFDAGNNVTFEAGKNEIKEEVDSFGAGLYVVGWAGAAGSSANFEEKTYSIETVDGSATAPLPTYPTGSGGTMLDPTAYLNMGVKLENYHGITEEVNWENSKISGKNINITSGNTTDIGGVDFSATDNIDVVARKIITTKYEDTYKQKENGFSFYLENSTAFESSIVDAANKLGSMISNGSELDPTTGVLQSVGALTTMIFNDTAGLGNYLKAGFVYKQSDVNQTEENISSMSGKNISLTSTGDGIELVGVDITAEEELALNSAGDITIEAAKSTEDSFKITADGESRFGQAASVNPMSGAGVGLNLGAHVSADTTDEYNSKNIQSKLNAKDITIKAKDDLNIKGGSIEATNNVGLAVNGDVNIESLNDVHDKDKKFGSVGTRLGIKVTSNTIVSGNFSGAVGGGHIYEDAETTIVSGIKAGNELNAKIDGNLNMKGSVLGSESKKGSLEVEGNIILDDVTAKSNSGGADVVVSAGQAGELGVTGQIADKLKKEVVTESAIGIENIVVKGDVNINGEKSDTSDIKNDINNTQHVVTDESSKGGIFSIIIPAKAGYNAATSHQKGSYNVNP; encoded by the coding sequence ATGAAAGATTTTAAACTGTCGGAAAAAGTTTTAAAACGCAATCTTAAGGGCAAAAAAAGTATCACATTAGCTTTGGTTGTCAGTTTTTTAATTACTGGGGGATTGGGGACTACTGAAGAAGTTATTTTAGCTAGAGATTTGAGAGCTAGAAACACTGTTATTCCTGTTCAGGGAAACAATGCTCCAACTTTAGGAAATTCTGCTAATGGAACAGATGTTGTTAATATTGTTAATCCTGATAAAAATGGGATTTCTCACAACAAATTTACTGATTTAAGTGTCGGTGCAGGGAATGGGCTTATATTTAACAATAGTACTGAGCATGGAGTCTCACAAATTGGTGGGTATGTAACTAAAAACCCTAACTTAAATAGTAGCGCTACTACTATTTTGAATGAAGTTAGTGGAAATAAAGTATCTAATATAGATGGAACCATTGAAGTTTTTGGTAAAAGAGCTGATTTCATACTTGCTAATGAAAATGGAATAAATGTCAATGGAGCTACCTTTATTAATACTAATGGAGTTACTTTAAGTACTGGTAAAGTTCTAAAGGATGACTCTAATATTAATTTTGATGTACAAAAAGGAAATGTTCTTTTAAATGGAGTTGGAACTAGTGGAGATTATTTCAATGTTTTGGCAAGAAGTATTGAGATACACAACGAAATATCTGCTATAAAGGAAGAAAAAACTCCTGATATTACTTTAATCGCAGGACAAAATAAAATTGAATTAAAGAAGGGAGATTTTAGTAATCCTATTATAAAATCTTCTTCTGATAGTAAACAAGATAAGTATGGTATATATGCTACTGGATTAGGTGCTATGTATGGAAGAAATATTAGACTTATCAGTACTGATCAAGGACTTGGAGTAAAACATGAAGGAGCTATATTTAGTGAAGGTGATATAGCGATTGAAGCTAATGGAAATATTTCAGTAGCTACACTTAACGCGAAGAAAGGTGTAAAACTCAAAGGAAAAGATCTAGAAACAAAAGGTGGAATCATAAAAGTTGCTGGAAAAGATCAAATTAATTCTATTTCAGCAGGGAATGATATTACTCTTGAATTAGAAGGAAATGGAACTATAAGATCAGCTGTTCAATCTACTGGAGGAAATATAGTTATTTCTGCTAAAGGATTAACTCTACAAGATAAGACTTCTGCTAGATTGATAAGTAAAAATTCTATAACTTTAAAGCTTTCAGAGAAGTTAGATGTACAAGGAGTACTAATTCCTACAGTATCAGGAGTTGATTCTAATAAGTTAGTAATAGTATCAAATAGTGATGGATCACTTCAAGTAAAAGATATTGAAAGTGGAAAAGTTTATTCTTCAGAAGAGATTACATGGGTAAGTACAGGAATAATAGGTAAAGATGTAGAAATATTTACTAAAGAATTAGTAAATAAAGGAATTATTTCTGCAGATGGAAAATTAACTATTACTGCTGAAAGCTTATTAAATGAAAAGAATGCTTTATTAAAAGGAAGTGATCTTGAGTTAACAGCTAATTCTTCTTTTGTTAACAAAGGAGAGATTAGAGAAAATAAAAAAGAGTTAAATGAGGTAGTAGATCCTAATGGAAAATTAAAAATTGAAGTTTTAAAAGGAAAATTTGAAAACTATGGAAATATATCAGCAAAAGATATAACTATCACTGCTCAAGAACTTATAAATGCTTTAAATGGAAAAGTTATTGCTAGTGATGGAAATATTATTCTAACTACTACTGTTGGAGAACTAGTTAATAATGGAGAGATATTAGCTACAAAAGATCTTAAGTTAATAAGCGCAAATAATCTAACAAATACAGGAAAACTAGGTGCAGATTCTATATTAATTCAGGCTGTACAAGGTAAATTTTTAAATGCGGGACATATAACGGCTGTAAAAGATTTAGTTATAAATGTTAAAGAACTTCTCAATGCTGGAAGCTCAGAAGAGATAGAGAAATATTTAGGAGCTCTATATCAATATTCTGAGGAGGAGTTAACAAAAGTAGAAAATTCTATATCAGAGTTAAATAAGAAAATAGCAGCTGAAAAAGATCCAGCGCAACTTGCAGAATTAAAAGCTACTTTAAGTGGATTAGAAGAGGTTAAAAATAAATTAAATAATTTAAAAGATATCTTATCTAAAACAGGAATGCTTGGAGTATTATCTGGAGATAATGTTAAAATAACTACAAAAGAGTCTTTTGAAAATAAAGGAGTTGTTACTTCACAAAAAGATCTTACTCTAGAAACTGGTAGCGTTATTAATTCAGGGGTATTACAAGCTGGAGATAATCTTTTAATTGAAGCTCTTGGAAAAATAGTGAATACTCAAAGAATAACTGCTGGGAAGAAAATTATAATCAGTGGTGATAGTTTTGTTTCTAATGGAAATGAAGAAAAAATAAAAGAGTATTTAGAGTTATTACAAAAGTTAAATTCAGAAAATTTAAGCGCGGAAGAATTAGCAGAATTAAAAGCTAAGATAGCAGCTTTTTCTGATTTAGGTGTGATAGAAGGAGAAACTTTAGCAATAACAACTAAAACAACTTTAGAAAATAATGGAATAGTAATAACTAAAGGTGATGTAAGTTTAAAATCAGAAGATTCAATTAAAAATAATGGAGTAATGTCAGTAGGAAAGAACTTAGATGTTAAGGGTAAGAGTTTTAGTTCAAAAGATTTAACAATTAAGGAGAACTTAAGCGCAAATATATCTGGGGATTTTAATTCACACAATTTAAGTGTTGGAAGTAATGTAGATGTTACTTCTTCTAAGTTAGAAAACTCTGGTAAATTAGAAACTGGAGGAGGCTTAAATCTGACAGGAAACTTCTCGAATAAATCAGGAGCTACAGCATCTGTAGGAAAATCCTTAAATATAAATGGAGGAGTTAATAATAGTGGAGAACTATTAGTTGGAGAAATATTAAAGGTAGCTAATGGAAATACTTTAAATAACGGAAATATTAATGTAAATGGAGATATAAATATAGGAGGATCATCTCTTACAAATGCTGGAAAATTGATTGCTAATGGTAAAATAGTAACTAATGTATCTGAAGATATAAGTAATAGCGGAGATCTTTCTTCAACTGATAAAATAAGTTTAAAATCTAAAAACTTTTCAAATAGTGGAGAAGTTGTTGGAAATGGAGTTTCAATAACCGTTGATAATTCTTTTTCTAATACTAACTCTATCCAATCAAATTCAGAATTAAGTATATCTAATTTGGGAAATGGAATAACTCAATCAATGAAAGAGTTAAAAGCTAAAGGTAATATAGATATAGAAGCTTCTTCTAGTGATGTATCATTAGCTGGTAAAGTTCAGACTGAAAATAATTTGAAAGTAGATTCTAAATCTTTCACAAATACTGGAGAGCTTTCAGCTAAAAATATAGATGTAAAGACAGGATCATTAAATAATACAGGTACATTAATGACTGGTGAAAGTACAAGAGTTTCGCTTGATTCTTCAAGACAAAATTTAAGTAGTGGATTCCGTAGTAGTTTTGCTAATTCAAGCGCTAATACTGTTGCTGGTACTATGATAAGTAATGGAGATATCACTCTTGAAAATGTTGTTGGAGATATTAATGTTAAAAAATTCCAAACTCCTGGAAGTATAACTATATCAACTTCTGGAGATATAGTTAATGAAGGAATGATAGTTGGAAATAAAGATGTTAATTTAAAAGCTACTAATGTTTTAAATCAAGAAGGTACAACTATTTGGGCTGGACAAAATCTTCTTATAGAAGCTCTTGAAAAAATATATTTAAAATTAAACTCTCTTATTATGAGCAAAGGAGATATGAGTCTAAAAGCTAAAGCTATTATAAATGATGCTGGAACTATAAGTAGTGGTAAAGATTTAAGTATTAAAACAGATGTTCTTCTTAATAAGAGTAAAGTTGATATCAAATATGATGTTGTAGGAACCGAAAATTCAAAACATACAGTAAGATGGGATGATACTTTCAATTATCACTTAGATACTACAGAGGTTTGGGTACCAGTTATTGAAAATAATAGCGTAGTAACAGATAAAGCAACAATAGAAGCTGCAGGAAATATAAATATAACTGGTGATACAGGAGCTACAACCAAAGTTTTAAATGAATCTGGTACTATTGCAGCAGCTAAGGATATAACTATAAAAGGGGATATTCAAAATAATACATCTTATAAAGAAGTTGATGTAATAGAACTTTTAAAACTTATTAAAGTTAAACTTTCATGGCAAACAAAACTTTATTTAACTAATGCGCATGGAAATTCTGGAGTATCTTTTGAAGGAAGTCTATATGATGCATTGACTCAAGGATACTTAGGAAAAGGAAGAGAAGCATATTATAGAGCTTTAGCTTTAAATGATAATGAACTACTTAATAAGGCACTTTCAAGTGTTCTTGGTAGCGATTGGAAAGATAAGAGTAAACCTATTTCTCAAGATAAATGGAATTTAGATGCTAATTTTAAATATTATGCAGCTAATGGAAATGCTCAAATATTAGCAGGAGGAAATTTTACCCACACTGATGGAAGTTTAGTAAATAATGGTGGAGAAAGTGGAGGAAACAAAAGCGTAAATATCACTATAGGAGAGAATGTTGTTGATGGTATCGAAGGAAATTTAGGAGTAAATATTGCAAATATAAACGATATCAAAGAAGTGAATGGTATAAAATATCCTCATGATGTAGAATTAGCAACTGGAAGTATAACTATAGATGGAGTGACTATAACTGCTGAAACAGGAAACTTAGCAGGAACAATAGCTGTATCAGGAACTGTAAATCCTATAATCTTTATAGATGTTCCAACTGGTGAAAATGGATTGTTTAAACCTGTAGTAGGAGATCCACAACCTGGAGAGCCTTTATTTGAAACTAATATAGAATTTATTGATCCTAATAATTTCTATGGTTCTGATTATTTCTTTAAGCAATTAGGATATGATAAAAATAAAACATCATCAGTTCTAGGGGATGCATATTATGATTATTTATTAATTAAAGATATGATTCAAAAAGGACTTGGTTATGTAAAAGATATTAATGCACAGGATATTCAAGCTCTTATTAATAATGCAGCAAAAGTGTCTACTGCACTTGGACTTCAACTCGGAAAAGCTTTAACACAAGAACAAATTAACAGCTTAGAGCATGATATAGTATGGTATGTTGAGGTAGAGGTTAACGGACAAAAAGTTTTAGCTCCACAATTATATTTATCTAAAAATAGTAGAATAGATATAGCGCAAAATCAAGGTAATGGTGGAACTTCAACTATAAAAGCTGGAGGAGACTTTATAAGTGACAATACATCATTTAGTAATACTAATGGAAATATTGATGTTGCTGGTAATGTTATTATAAAATCTTCAGGAAATATTACTAATAATAGTTCTGGTGGAATGAGTGGAGGAATTAGCGCAGATAAAAATATTGCTGTAGATGCTACTGGTAATATTAATATGATAGGTGGTAGCCTCAAAGGTGATAATGTAATTGTTAGTGGAAATGATGTCAACATAGAGTCTACATTAGGAATTGATGAAAAAGGAAATCAAATTATTTCTGATAAAGCAGGTATAGAAGCTAATAATGGAATTCAAGTAGATGCAAAAAATAATATTAACATAAAAGGTGGGTCGTTAACAGCTTCAGGATATGAAGTTAGAACTAATGATACACAAGAGGCAACAACTACTCAAGATGTTAGTCAAGGTAATGGAAATGAAGTAGTTGAAAATGTAGAAGTAGTAAAAGATATAAATTATTATAAAGAACTTTTTGCTAAAGATTCTAAAGATGTTATAGCAGGAGATGCTGGAAGTATTAATATTAATGCTGGTGGCGATGTTAATATAGAAGATATATACACTGTCTCTTCTGAATATAAGCATGAATATAGTGATAAAGGATATTCTAATGAATCAGGAAGTAGTGCTCTTTCAAATGGAACAGAAGTTAAAGGTTCAAATATTAATATTAGTGGAAAAAATGTAAATATAAAGGGAAGCGATTTATCAACAAATGATGTAGATGAAAAGATTGCAGAGAAAAGTAAATCAAATACAATAAGTATAAGCGCAGAAGATAATGTTACTGTAGAAGATTCAGCTGATGTAGTACATATTTCAAGCTCAGGAAGAACTTTAGATACAGTAAGAGGGTTATTAACATCAGAATATAGATCAAAAGATTTTAATGCATCATTATCACATGGATCAAATATAAATACAAATGGAGATGTATATATATCAGCTGGACATGATGCGACAATAAAAGGAAGTAATATTAATTCAAATGGAAGCACTAATATTTCAGCAAAACATGATGTAAATATAATAGATGGAAGAGATGAGATAAAGGAAAGTACAAGAAAAGATGTATATCAAGTATTTGGAGGTAGTTCAACAAAAACAAGTAAAGAAGCATCATTAAGTAAAGGAAGTAATATAACTGGTGATGGAGATTTAAATATAAGTGCAGGAAATGACATCAAAGTAGTTGGAGGAAAAGTAGAGGTAAAAGGAGAAGCTAATTTTGATGCAGGAAATAATGTAACATTTGAAGCTGGTAAAAATGAGATAAAAGAAGAAGTAGATTCCTTTGGAGCTGGACTATATGTTGTTGGTTGGGCTGGAGCAGCTGGCTCATCTGCCAATTTTGAAGAAAAAACTTACTCTATTGAAACTGTTGATGGTTCAGCAACAGCCCCATTACCAACATATCCTACTGGTTCAGGAGGAACTATGTTAGATCCTACTGCTTATCTTAATATGGGAGTAAAATTAGAAAATTATCATGGTATTACAGAAGAAGTTAATTGGGAAAATAGTAAAATATCTGGAAAAAATATTAATATTACTTCTGGTAATACTACTGATATAGGAGGAGTAGATTTTTCTGCAACTGACAATATTGATGTTGTAGCTAGAAAGATTATAACTACAAAGTATGAAGATACATATAAGCAAAAAGAAAATGGATTTAGTTTCTATCTTGAAAATTCAACTGCATTTGAGAGTTCGATAGTAGATGCTGCAAATAAACTTGGAAGTATGATATCAAATGGATCTGAGCTAGATCCTACAACTGGAGTTTTACAATCAGTTGGAGCTTTAACAACTATGATTTTTAATGATACTGCTGGTTTAGGAAACTATTTAAAGGCTGGATTTGTTTATAAGCAATCTGATGTTAATCAAACTGAAGAAAATATTTCTAGTATGTCAGGAAAGAATATTTCATTAACTTCAACTGGTGATGGAATAGAATTAGTAGGAGTTGATATCACTGCTGAAGAAGAGTTAGCTTTAAATTCAGCTGGAGATATAACTATTGAAGCAGCAAAATCTACCGAAGATTCTTTTAAAATTACTGCTGATGGAGAGTCAAGATTTGGACAAGCAGCAAGTGTTAATCCTATGTCTGGAGCAGGTGTAGGACTAAATTTAGGGGCTCATGTAAGTGCTGATACAACTGATGAGTATAATAGTAAAAATATTCAATCTAAATTGAATGCTAAAGATATTACTATTAAGGCTAAGGATGATTTAAATATCAAGGGAGGAAGTATTGAAGCTACTAATAATGTTGGTTTAGCAGTAAATGGTGATGTAAATATAGAAAGTTTAAATGATGTACATGACAAAGATAAAAAATTTGGAAGTGTAGGAACTAGATTAGGAATAAAAGTTACATCAAACACTATTGTTAGTGGGAATTTTTCAGGAGCTGTAGGTGGAGGACATATTTATGAAGATGCTGAAACTACAATAGTTTCTGGAATTAAAGCTGGAAATGAACTTAATGCTAAAATTGATGGAAATCTTAATATGAAAGGGTCTGTATTAGGATCTGAAAGTAAAAAAGGAAGTCTAGAAGTAGAAGGAAATATTATATTGGATGATGTTACTGCTAAAAGTAACAGTGGTGGAGCGGATGTAGTTGTTTCAGCAGGACAAGCTGGAGAGCTAGGTGTTACCGGACAGATAGCTGATAAGCTTAAAAAAGAAGTAGTAACTGAATCAGCTATAGGTATTGAAAATATAGTTGTAAAAGGTGATGTTAATATTAATGGAGAAAAGAGCGATACTTCAGATATAAAGAATGATATTAACAATACCCAGCATGTTGTAACTGATGAATCAAGTAAGGGAGGAATATTCTCTATAATTATCCCTGCAAAAGCAGGATATAATGCAGCTACTTCACATCAGAAAGGAAGTTATAATGTTAATCCATAA